The proteins below are encoded in one region of Aquarana catesbeiana isolate 2022-GZ unplaced genomic scaffold, ASM4218655v1 unanchor200, whole genome shotgun sequence:
- the LOC141121492 gene encoding histone H1.5-like produces the protein MTETESAPAAAPPAEPAAKKKPAKKAAAGGAKKGSKKPSGPSVSELLVKAVAASKERSGVSLSALKKVLSAGGYDVDKNNSRLKIAIRGLVTKGTLVQVKGHGASGSFKINKKQEDKAAGAKKSTKKPSAAAKSPKKPAAKKPAKSPKKKTTTKAPTAAKSPKKAAKKPAKKPAAAKKVTKSPKKPKAAAKPKKVAKSPAKKAAKPKTAAKPKKAAPKKK, from the coding sequence ATGACGGAGACTGAGAGCGCCCCAGCCGCCGCTCCTCCAGCGGAGCCCGCCGCCAAGAAGAAGCCGGCCAAGAAGGCGGCAGCCGGAGGAGCCAAGAAAGGCAGCAAGAAGCCGTCCGGTCCCAGCGTGTCCGAGCTCCTCGTCAAAGCCGTGGCCGCTTCCAAAGAGCGCAGCGGGGTCTCCCTGTCCGCCCTCAAGAAGGTCCTGTCCGCCGGAGGATACGATGTGGACAAGAACAACAGCCGCCTCAAGATCGCCATCAGGGGGCTGGTGACTAAGGGGACCCTCGTCCAGGTCAAAGGACATGGAGCCTCCGGATCCTTCAAGATCAACAAGAAGCAGGAGGACAAGGCGGCAGGCGCCAAGAAAAGCACCAAGAAGCCATCGGCTGcagccaagtcccccaagaagccggccgccaagaagccagccaagtcccccaagaagaagACCACCACCAAAGCCCCCACCGCAGCCAAGAGCCCCAAGAAGGCCGCCAAGAAACCCGCAAAAAAGCCTGCAGCTGCCAAGAAGGTGACAAAGAGCCCCAAGAAGCCCAAAGCTGCAGCCAAGCCGAAAAAAGTCGCCAAGAGTCCGGCTAAGAAGGCGGCTAAACCCAAGACAGCAGCCAAGCCCAAGAAGGCCGCTCCAAAGAAGAAATAA
- the LOC141121495 gene encoding histone H3 has translation MARTKQTARKSTGGKAPRKQLATKAARKSAPATGGVKKPHRYRPGTVALREIRRYQKSTELLIRKLPFQRLVREIAQDFKTDLRFQSSAVMALQEASEAYLVGLFEDTNLCAIHAKRVTIMPKDIQLARRIRGERA, from the coding sequence ATGGCGAGAACCAAGCAGACAGCCCGTAAGTCCACCGGAGGCAAAGCTCCccgcaagcagctggccaccaAAGCCGCCCGCAAGAGCGCCCCGGCCACCGGCGGAGTCAAGAAGCCTCACCGCTACAGGCCCGGCACCGTGGCTCTCCGAGAGATTCGCCGCTACCAGAAATCCACCGAGCTGCTCATCCGCAAGCTGCCCTTCCAGCGCCTCGTCCGAGAGATCGCCCAGGACTTCAAGACCGACCTGCGCTTCCAGAGCTCCGCCGTCATGGCTCTGCAGGAGGCCTCTGAGGCTTACCTCGTCGGACTCTTCGAGGACACCAACCTCTGCGCCATCCACGCCAAGAGGGTCACCATCATGCCCAAAGACATCCAGCTGGCACGCCGCATCCGCGGGGAGAGGGCATAG